In a single window of the Heliangelus exortis chromosome 1, bHelExo1.hap1, whole genome shotgun sequence genome:
- the MPC2 gene encoding mitochondrial pyruvate carrier 2 → MAAAAAGLRASYHRLLDRIELMLPQRFRPFYNHPAGPKTVFFWAPIMKWGLVIAGMADMTRPAEKLSAAQSAVLTATGLVWSRYSLVIIPKNWSLFAVNFFVGCAGGSQLFRIWRYNQELKAKQQE, encoded by the exons ATGGCGGCCGCCGCCGCGGGGCTTCGCGCCTCCTACCACCGCCTGCTCGACCGCATCGAGCTCATGCTGCCGCAGCGGTTCCGGCCCTTTTACAACCACCCGGCAG gtcccaaaacagtatttttctggGCACCTATTATGAAATGG GGTTTGGTGATAGCTGGAATGGCTGATATGACCAGACCAGCAGAAAAGCTCAGTGCAGCACAGTCTGCAGTACTAACGGCCACAG GCCTTGTTTGGTCGAGGTACTCTCTAGTTATTATTCCTAAAAACTGGAGCCTTTTTGCCGTGAACTTCTTTGttggctgtgctggtggctctCAACTCTTTCGAATATGGAG GTATAACCAGgagctaaaagcaaaacaacaagagtag